One region of Miscanthus floridulus cultivar M001 chromosome 19, ASM1932011v1, whole genome shotgun sequence genomic DNA includes:
- the LOC136529339 gene encoding peroxidase P7-like, whose product MSPSRTCSWLVPLILSILLACTANGDHLKVGYYDKTCPDLQQIVHSVMASRVDADQSMAPAVLRLFFHDCFVDGCDGSVLLDGTPFSESEKDATPNANSLRGFDVIDEIKSYAERACPATVSCADILALASRDAVALLGGPTWKVQLGRKDSRGANRTGAEYGLPAPNSTLAELIDLFKQYDLDARDMAALSGAHTIGTARCHHYRNRVYGYNGEGGADIDPSFAELRRQTCQSAYDAPAPFDEQTPMRFDNAYYRDLVARRGLLTSDQALYGCGGLLDHLVEMYSTDGEAFAKDFARAMVKMGKIPPPPEMQVEVRLSCSKINW is encoded by the exons ATGTCGCCTTCCAGGACCTGTTCATGGCTGGTTCCCCTGATCCTCTCGATTCTTCTCGCGTGCACGGCCAACGGCGACCATCTAAAGGTCGGCTACTACGACAAGACGTGCCCCGACTTGCAGCAGATCGTGCACTCCGTGATGGCGTCCAGGGTCGACGCCGACCAGTCGATGGCGCCCGCTGTGCTCCGCCTCTTCTTCCATGACTGCTTCGTCGAC GGATGCGACGGCTCCGTCCTCCTGGACGGGACGCCCTTCTCCGAGAGCGAGAAGGACGCCACGCCGAACGCCAACTCGCTCCGGGGCTTCGACGTGATCGACGAGATCAAGTCCTACGCCGAGCGTGCCTGCCCGGCCACGGTCTCCTGCGCCGACATCCTCGCGCTCGCCTCCCGCGACGCCGTCGCCCTGCTCGGGGGCCCGACCTGGAAAGTGCAGCTCGGGCGCAAGGACTCGCGCGGCGCCAACAGGACCGGTGCCGAATACGGCCTCCCAGCCCCGAACTCCACCCTCGCCGAGCTCATTGACCTGTTCAAGCAGTACGACCTCGATGCACGCGACATGGCAGCGCTATCCGGTGCGCACACCATCGGCACGGCGAGGTGCCACCACTATAGGAACCGAGTCTACGGCTACAACGGCGAGGGCGGCGCCGACATCGATCCCTCGTTTGCGGAGCTGCGCCGGCAGACGTGCCAGTCCGCTTATGACGCGCCGGCGCCGTTCGACGAGCAGACCCCGATGAGGTTCGACAACGCGTACTACCGGGACCTTGTGGCTCGCCGCGGCCTCCTCACCTCCGACCAGGCGCTCTACGGCTGCGGTGGACTGCTGGACCATCTGGTGGAAATGTATAGCACGGACGGCGAGGCGTTCGCCAAGGATTTCGCCAGGGCAATGGTGAAGATGGGCAAAATACCACCGCCACCAGAGATGCAGGTGGAGGTGAGACTCAGCTGCAGTAAGATCAACTGGTGA